Sequence from the Rhodothermales bacterium genome:
GGTAGGATAACCAGGCGGCCTTCCCGATCACCGCCGGCATGCGCCCGTCGCGGCCCGTCACCGGCACCGGCGTGTCGTTGACCACGGCCTCCACAAACGCCTCCATCTCGGCCCGGTAGGCGTCCATGTAGCGCTCCAGGAAGAAAAATAGCGGCTTCGCGCTGTGGACGGCGTCCGCATTGGCCGTCACCACGGCGTCCGGATTGTGGTTCTCGACGGCTACGCGGCCCTTCGAGCCGAACCACTCCACGCGCTGGTCGTAGCCGTACGCCGACTGCCGGCAGTTGTCGATCGTGCAGATCGCGCCATTGGCATAACGCAGCGTCACCACGGCCGTGTCGATGTCGTTCGCCTTTTCCCCGATCTCCGGATCCACCATCACCCCGCCAATGGCGTAGACCTCCGTCACCTCGGAATCGATTAGGAATCGGGCCATGTCGAAGTCGTGGATCGTCATGTCGAAGAAGATCCCGCCCGAGGCGGCCAGGTAGGCGATGGGCGGCGGCCCGGGGTCGCGGCTGGTGATGCGCAGAATGCGCGGCTCGCCGTAGGCGCCGCTGGCGATGAGGCGTTTCGCATGACCAAAGCTCGGGTCGAACCGGCGTTGGAAGCCGACCTGAAACTTGACGCCGGCCCGGGCGACGGCCGCGAGCGCCCGGTCGATGCTCGCGATGTCGATGGCGATGGGTTTTTCGCAGAAGATGTGTTTGCCGGCCTCCGCGGCGGTCTCAATATAGGCCGCATGGGTGTCGCTGGACGAGCAGATGGCGACGGCGTCTACGTTGGGATCGTCGAGGATGGCCTGTGCGTTGGCGTATGCGGACACGCCGCTGTATAGCGCCGCGAGCCCCGCCGCCGCCTCGACATGGGGGTCTGCCACGGCGACAAGCGCGGCGTCCGGGATGCGGTTGACGATCGTTTCGGCGTGGATGCGACCAATGCGGCCGGCGCCGATTAAACCAAGGCGTAGAGGGGTGGGCATGAGATGGGTTGGCAGATTACAGGTTACAGGTTGGCAGGCTTGTCCTGAGGGACACCGGCTATTGCCGGTGACATCGAAGGATCTTAGGGTTGGCGGGTTGCAGGTTGCACGTACAGAAGCGAATTTGCCAGCCTTTGCATCCTTCGAGTCCGTCGGCTTCGCCGCCGTCCCTCAGGACAAGCCTGCCAAACTGCAACCCCTTCAGACACCCAGCCGCTTCAAATACTCCCGATTCCTCGCCGCGCTTTCTTTCGGGGTGCCCATGCCGGGGAGGACGTCTTGTTCGACGACGATCCATCCGGAATAGTCCAGGTCTTCCAGAGCGCGGAGGACGGCGGGGAAATCCACCGACCCCTCGCCGAGTTCCGGGAAGACGCCCTGGCCGATCATCTGCTGGTAGTCCCAGCCCTTGACG
This genomic interval carries:
- the iolG gene encoding inositol 2-dehydrogenase, which translates into the protein MPTPLRLGLIGAGRIGRIHAETIVNRIPDAALVAVADPHVEAAAGLAALYSGVSAYANAQAILDDPNVDAVAICSSSDTHAAYIETAAEAGKHIFCEKPIAIDIASIDRALAAVARAGVKFQVGFQRRFDPSFGHAKRLIASGAYGEPRILRITSRDPGPPPIAYLAASGGIFFDMTIHDFDMARFLIDSEVTEVYAIGGVMVDPEIGEKANDIDTAVVTLRYANGAICTIDNCRQSAYGYDQRVEWFGSKGRVAVENHNPDAVVTANADAVHSAKPLFFFLERYMDAYRAEMEAFVEAVVNDTPVPVTGRDGRMPAVIGKAAWLSYREGRPVRIAEVDPG